A stretch of the Actinomycetota bacterium genome encodes the following:
- a CDS encoding nicotinate phosphoribosyltransferase yields MGAGLRTDLYELHMAASYLRRGMTQRATFSLSIRDLPPTRGFLVAAGLEPALAYLETLSFDDDDLAYLRTELDFDADVVDAFASLRFDGDVWAVPEGTVVFANEPILEVDAPLPIAQLVETVLLNVITTHTVLASKAVRYRLAAPDADLVDFAYRRTHGHDAAWATARSSAIAGFAATSNVGAARDLGLAASGTMAHSYVQAFGSEREAFRAYAQDRRGPVTFLVDTYDTVEGVRAAIDTIEELHLEGALGIRIDSGDLDALSRRTRALLDEAGLGSVRIVVSGGLDEHEVGRLVGDGAPIDVFGIGTQMGVSADAPSLDSVYKLVSVGEQPVMKLSTGKSTLPGAKQVFRSVERGSEPDVLGLREETAPEGTVALLEAVVRSGARVAEVPSLERTRDRLAAELAALPPAARALSRPEAAPVAFSSRLADLATRLRSDRRPR; encoded by the coding sequence ATGGGAGCGGGCCTGCGGACCGACCTCTACGAGCTGCACATGGCGGCGAGCTACCTCCGCCGCGGGATGACTCAGCGCGCGACGTTCAGCTTGTCGATCCGCGACCTTCCACCCACGCGCGGGTTCCTGGTCGCCGCGGGCCTCGAGCCGGCGCTCGCCTACCTGGAGACTCTCTCGTTCGACGACGACGATCTCGCCTACCTGCGCACCGAGCTGGACTTCGACGCGGACGTCGTGGATGCGTTCGCGTCGCTGCGGTTCGACGGAGACGTGTGGGCCGTTCCGGAGGGAACGGTCGTGTTCGCGAACGAACCGATCCTCGAGGTCGACGCGCCGCTCCCGATCGCACAGCTCGTCGAGACCGTCCTGCTGAACGTGATCACGACGCACACGGTGCTCGCCTCGAAGGCCGTTCGGTACCGGCTCGCCGCTCCCGACGCCGACCTGGTCGACTTCGCCTACCGCCGGACCCACGGGCACGACGCGGCGTGGGCGACAGCGCGTTCGAGCGCGATCGCGGGCTTCGCGGCGACGAGCAATGTCGGCGCCGCGCGGGATCTGGGTCTCGCGGCATCGGGAACCATGGCGCACTCCTACGTGCAGGCGTTCGGATCCGAACGGGAGGCGTTCCGCGCGTACGCGCAAGACCGGCGCGGGCCGGTGACCTTTCTCGTCGATACCTACGACACGGTCGAGGGGGTTCGTGCAGCGATCGACACGATCGAGGAGTTGCACCTGGAGGGAGCGCTCGGGATCCGGATCGACAGCGGAGACCTCGACGCGCTCTCCCGCCGGACGCGCGCGCTGCTGGACGAGGCGGGACTGGGATCGGTGCGCATCGTGGTCAGCGGCGGACTCGACGAACACGAGGTCGGGCGGCTGGTCGGCGACGGCGCGCCGATCGACGTATTCGGGATCGGGACACAGATGGGGGTCTCCGCGGACGCGCCGTCGTTGGACTCGGTCTACAAGCTGGTCTCCGTCGGAGAGCAGCCGGTCATGAAGCTGTCCACGGGCAAGTCGACATTGCCGGGAGCCAAGCAAGTATTCCGGTCCGTAGAGCGCGGATCGGAACCCGACGTGCTCGGACTTCGGGAGGAGACCGCTCCCGAAGGAACCGTCGCTCTGCTCGAAGCGGTCGTGCGTTCGGGCGCCCGTGTGGCGGAGGTTCCTTCCCTGGAACGCACGCGGGATCGGCTCGCGGCGGAGCTCGCGGCGCTCCCTCCGGCGGCCCGCGCC
- a CDS encoding metallopeptidase family protein: MVDRARFQELAAEAIDGLPTWVHDRMENVDVTIEELAPPDEPNLLGLYQGIPLTQRDGGYTGVMPDRITLYRSTIMRRSGHDEDRVRAEVAHTVKHEVAHFFGISDERLHELDAY, translated from the coding sequence ATGGTGGATCGCGCACGGTTCCAGGAGCTCGCCGCGGAAGCGATCGACGGTCTCCCCACGTGGGTCCACGACCGGATGGAGAACGTCGACGTGACGATCGAGGAGCTCGCGCCGCCCGACGAACCCAACCTGCTCGGCCTGTACCAGGGGATCCCGCTCACGCAGCGCGACGGTGGCTACACCGGCGTGATGCCCGACCGGATCACGCTGTACCGGTCGACGATCATGCGCCGCTCCGGGCACGACGAGGACCGCGTCCGGGCCGAGGTCGCCCACACCGTGAAGCACGAGGTCGCGCACTTCTTCGGCATCTCCGACGAACGGCTCCACGAGCTCGACGCGTACTGA
- the tadA gene encoding tRNA adenosine(34) deaminase TadA has product MDETWMRAALEQARACIAWGDVPIGAVVVREEAVLAAAGNEREHRQDPTAHAEILALRAAAERVGSWRLDGCTLYVTLEPCAMCAGGSVLSRIDRLVVGAPDPKAGFVGSLGDLARDDRLNHCVEVTSGVLATECGDLLRSFFRDRR; this is encoded by the coding sequence ATGGACGAGACATGGATGCGCGCGGCCCTCGAGCAGGCTCGGGCGTGCATCGCGTGGGGCGACGTACCGATCGGCGCGGTCGTGGTGCGCGAGGAAGCGGTGCTCGCTGCAGCCGGCAACGAACGCGAGCATCGGCAGGATCCCACGGCGCACGCGGAGATCCTCGCCCTCCGCGCAGCCGCCGAACGGGTCGGTTCCTGGAGGCTCGACGGCTGCACGCTCTACGTCACGCTCGAACCGTGCGCGATGTGCGCCGGCGGCTCGGTGCTCTCGCGCATCGATCGTCTCGTGGTGGGGGCTCCCGATCCGAAGGCCGGTTTCGTCGGTTCCCTCGGCGATCTCGCGCGGGACGACCGGCTGAACCATTGTGTCGAGGTGACCTCCGGGGTCCTGGCGACCGAGTGCGGCGATCTCCTTCGTTCGTTCTTCCGCGACCGCCGCTGA
- a CDS encoding GNAT family N-acetyltransferase, giving the protein MEHALTHGALPDGFRFRPPTPTDLEEVTALYRAGELHDEGESSMSTEDVRGEWERPGFNVGVDATAVIDSSGAIVAEGELFRERLEATVHPSSRGLGIGSALLSWLEERALAQRPDGPLRVGQGVPDRATGTVALFRSRGYEAERVAWTFRLPSEVEIDDRPLPDGVRIRPFRPETETRAVHRVIDDAFTEWEERGSEPFDLWRATSIDRADFDPSLLLVAVEGPDEDIVGAAFGLVTPEEGWVHDLAVRADRRGRGIAQSLLREAFGALRSRGASQVGLSTDSRTGAKDLYLKVGMVVHNSYAYWSKRLR; this is encoded by the coding sequence ATGGAGCACGCCCTGACGCACGGGGCGTTGCCCGACGGCTTCCGGTTCCGCCCGCCGACGCCCACGGACCTCGAGGAGGTCACTGCGCTGTACCGCGCCGGGGAGCTCCACGACGAGGGCGAGTCCTCGATGAGCACGGAGGACGTCCGCGGCGAGTGGGAACGTCCCGGGTTCAACGTCGGGGTCGACGCAACCGCCGTGATCGACAGCAGCGGAGCGATCGTCGCCGAGGGTGAATTGTTCCGGGAACGGCTCGAAGCGACGGTGCATCCTTCCTCGCGAGGCCTCGGGATCGGCAGCGCGTTGCTGTCGTGGCTCGAGGAACGGGCGCTCGCACAACGCCCCGATGGACCGCTGCGCGTCGGTCAGGGCGTGCCCGATCGCGCGACCGGGACGGTGGCCCTGTTCCGATCCCGCGGGTACGAGGCCGAACGGGTCGCCTGGACCTTCCGCCTGCCCTCGGAGGTCGAGATCGACGACCGACCGCTTCCCGACGGGGTCCGGATCCGTCCGTTCCGTCCCGAGACCGAGACCCGCGCCGTCCATCGGGTGATCGACGACGCCTTCACCGAGTGGGAGGAACGAGGGTCGGAACCCTTCGACCTGTGGCGCGCGACCTCGATCGATCGCGCCGACTTCGACCCCTCCCTGCTCCTCGTGGCGGTCGAAGGGCCCGACGAGGACATCGTCGGCGCCGCCTTCGGACTCGTCACTCCCGAGGAGGGGTGGGTCCACGACCTCGCGGTGCGCGCCGACCGTCGCGGACGGGGGATCGCGCAAAGCCTGCTGCGCGAGGCGTTCGGCGCGCTGCGCTCACGAGGCGCCTCGCAGGTCGGCCTGTCCACCGATTCACGAACGGGTGCGAAGGACCTGTACCTGAAGGTCGGGATGGTCGTGCACAACAGCTACGCGTACTGGAGCAAGCGCTTGCGCTGA
- a CDS encoding MtnX-like HAD-IB family phosphatase, with protein MHPIRSIVVDFDGTACLDDVSEVLLERFGTADWRDWDERVDRGEVGLREAAQAQAALLDTDRETMIDFALDQCRMDPTFRPFVSWAEAHDLPVELASDGFAFYIPPLLQREGLGHLEVITNRLSFDHDGGPAALSHPNAHPECNGCGTCKMLVVQRARREYGPVAFIGEGLSDRYGALYADVVFAKDALVAICRSDGVPFLPYEDFQDVRTVLEEIDGLPGAVEPPTCPGWSTP; from the coding sequence ATGCATCCGATCCGCTCGATCGTCGTTGACTTCGACGGAACGGCATGCCTCGATGACGTGTCCGAGGTGCTGCTCGAGCGGTTCGGTACCGCCGATTGGCGCGACTGGGACGAACGGGTCGATCGGGGGGAGGTGGGCTTGCGCGAGGCCGCGCAGGCGCAGGCGGCCCTCCTCGATACCGATCGCGAAACGATGATCGATTTCGCGCTCGATCAGTGCCGCATGGACCCGACGTTCCGTCCGTTCGTCTCGTGGGCCGAGGCGCACGACCTCCCGGTCGAACTGGCGAGCGACGGCTTCGCCTTCTACATCCCACCGCTGCTCCAGCGGGAAGGTCTCGGCCACCTCGAGGTCATCACGAACCGGCTGTCGTTCGACCACGACGGCGGACCGGCCGCGCTCTCGCATCCGAACGCGCATCCGGAATGCAACGGGTGTGGGACCTGCAAGATGCTCGTCGTGCAGCGAGCCCGGCGCGAGTACGGACCCGTGGCGTTCATCGGGGAAGGACTGTCGGATCGCTACGGAGCCCTCTACGCGGACGTCGTGTTCGCGAAGGACGCCCTCGTCGCCATCTGCCGGTCCGACGGGGTGCCGTTCCTGCCGTACGAGGACTTCCAAGATGTCCGGACCGTGCTCGAGGAGATCGACGGACTCCCGGGCGCTGTCGAGCCGCCGACGTGCCCGGGATGGAGCACGCCCTGA
- the dnaX gene encoding DNA polymerase III subunit gamma/tau translates to MAEDRPHQALYRRYRPQNPQEILGQDHVVRALTGAIAEDRLAHAFLFCGPRGTGKTSTARILAKMVNCEQGPTAEPCGTCDQCVAIRDGHHIDVFEIDAASHGGVEDARDLREKAPTAPAYGREKVYIIDEAQRLSREAFDALLKVFEEPPPGVRFVLATTEPHKMPATIVGRCQRFDFRRASLDTISDHLEHIAKDEGVGLTSTAAAAIARQAEGSFRDSLSLLDQAMVIAGGGEVDDAVVATMLGTPRAEIQRELADAVAVGDAKSVFEIVNRLVLEGQDLRHLTSETLEHFRNLLLVRTAPGHDDLIDVTPDEYERLRQQAEKFQPAELSRVIALLLDAQADMRWTTSPRISLELALVRATMPETDPQPVGMLARMERLERLAGLEGAPGVATSAPAPAASQPTATGPRKASPATDPPDDAVPVVAKAVEATQPIGGDATRSEPASTTSKRKAKPEEKASAPTPPAQPVIHAASTGSVDVELLRKSWPSFIEHLQAQRQPILKALLETATPVTFDGSTLELAFPPDRTFGVKKVEERAPELREALEAVFGIAPQVRCVVREAGAKANEPDPEVDDEPPPSEEEALKRLKEALGAEVEGDGS, encoded by the coding sequence ATGGCCGAGGATCGACCACACCAGGCGCTGTACCGGCGTTACCGCCCACAGAACCCTCAGGAGATCCTCGGCCAGGACCACGTCGTGCGCGCCCTGACGGGCGCGATCGCCGAGGACCGCCTCGCGCACGCGTTCCTGTTCTGTGGGCCCCGAGGTACCGGCAAGACCTCGACCGCTCGGATCCTCGCGAAGATGGTCAACTGCGAGCAGGGTCCGACGGCCGAACCGTGCGGCACATGCGACCAGTGCGTGGCGATCCGCGACGGCCATCACATCGATGTCTTCGAGATCGACGCCGCATCCCACGGGGGTGTGGAGGATGCCCGTGACCTGCGCGAGAAGGCTCCGACCGCTCCGGCGTACGGTCGCGAGAAGGTCTACATAATCGACGAGGCGCAGCGGCTCTCCCGAGAGGCGTTCGACGCCCTGTTGAAGGTCTTCGAGGAGCCGCCTCCAGGCGTCCGGTTCGTCCTCGCGACCACCGAGCCGCACAAGATGCCGGCCACGATCGTCGGGCGGTGCCAGCGGTTCGACTTCCGGCGCGCCTCGCTCGACACGATCTCCGATCATCTCGAGCACATCGCGAAGGACGAGGGTGTCGGCTTGACCAGCACGGCCGCAGCGGCGATAGCGCGCCAGGCGGAGGGCTCGTTCCGCGACTCGTTGTCGCTGCTCGATCAGGCGATGGTGATCGCCGGAGGCGGCGAGGTCGACGATGCCGTGGTCGCGACGATGCTGGGAACGCCGCGTGCCGAGATCCAACGCGAGCTCGCCGACGCGGTCGCGGTCGGCGACGCGAAGAGCGTGTTCGAGATCGTCAACCGGCTCGTCCTCGAGGGTCAGGACCTGCGCCACCTCACCTCCGAGACGCTCGAGCACTTCCGTAACCTGCTGCTCGTTCGAACCGCTCCCGGGCACGATGACCTTATCGACGTCACTCCCGACGAGTACGAGCGGCTCCGTCAGCAGGCGGAGAAGTTCCAGCCGGCCGAACTCTCCCGTGTGATCGCGCTGCTGCTCGACGCGCAGGCGGACATGCGGTGGACCACCTCACCACGCATCTCGCTCGAGCTCGCACTCGTGCGCGCGACGATGCCCGAGACCGATCCCCAGCCCGTGGGCATGCTCGCGAGGATGGAACGTCTCGAACGCCTCGCGGGACTCGAAGGTGCTCCCGGCGTGGCGACCAGTGCTCCCGCTCCGGCCGCGTCACAGCCCACGGCAACCGGCCCAAGGAAGGCGTCTCCCGCGACCGATCCCCCCGACGACGCCGTTCCCGTGGTCGCCAAGGCGGTCGAGGCGACGCAACCGATCGGTGGCGACGCGACGCGATCCGAGCCCGCCTCCACGACGTCGAAGCGGAAGGCGAAGCCCGAGGAGAAGGCGAGCGCGCCCACGCCTCCCGCGCAGCCGGTGATCCACGCGGCCTCCACCGGGTCGGTCGACGTCGAGCTGCTCCGCAAGTCCTGGCCATCGTTCATCGAGCACCTCCAGGCTCAACGGCAGCCGATCCTCAAGGCGCTGCTCGAGACCGCGACCCCCGTCACCTTCGACGGTTCGACGCTCGAGCTCGCGTTCCCTCCCGACCGGACCTTCGGGGTGAAGAAGGTCGAGGAACGCGCTCCCGAGCTCCGCGAGGCCCTCGAGGCCGTGTTCGGTATCGCGCCGCAGGTCCGGTGCGTGGTCCGCGAGGCCGGCGCGAAGGCGAACGAACCCGACCCCGAGGTCGACGACGAGCCACCTCCCTCGGAGGAGGAGGCGCTCAAGCGGCTGAAAGAGGCGCTCGGCGCCGAGGTCGAGGGAGACGGTTCTTAG
- the recR gene encoding recombination mediator RecR — translation MAYEGPIQDLIDELSRLPGVGPKSAQRLAFWLVKAPDDDAKRLAHVIVEAKERIAFCRECGNVAEGELCRVCRDPGRDATVLCVVEEPKDAATIERAGVIKGRYHILGGAISPLDGIGPEDLRIQELLDRVERDGVTEVILATNPNLEGNATAMYVGALLKPLGVRATRLASGLPVGGDLEYADEVTLSQALEGRREL, via the coding sequence GTGGCCTACGAGGGGCCGATCCAGGATCTGATCGACGAGCTGTCCCGGCTGCCCGGCGTCGGGCCGAAATCGGCCCAACGGCTCGCGTTCTGGCTCGTGAAGGCTCCCGACGACGATGCGAAGCGGCTCGCACACGTGATCGTCGAGGCGAAGGAACGGATCGCCTTCTGCCGCGAGTGCGGCAACGTCGCCGAGGGCGAGCTGTGCCGTGTGTGCCGCGACCCGGGCCGCGACGCCACCGTGCTATGCGTCGTCGAAGAGCCGAAGGATGCCGCGACGATCGAGCGCGCCGGTGTGATCAAGGGTCGCTATCACATCCTCGGCGGGGCGATCTCGCCGCTGGACGGCATCGGGCCCGAGGACCTCCGCATCCAGGAGTTGCTCGACCGCGTCGAGCGCGACGGTGTCACCGAGGTGATCCTCGCGACGAACCCGAACCTCGAGGGGAACGCGACGGCGATGTACGTCGGGGCCCTCCTCAAACCCCTGGGTGTTCGCGCGACCCGGCTGGCCAGCGGTCTGCCGGTCGGCGGCGACCTCGAGTACGCGGACGAGGTCACCCTGTCGCAGGCGCTCGAAGGCCGCCGGGAGCTGTAG
- a CDS encoding prolyl oligopeptidase family serine peptidase gives MLTEEEREFPRRYARTGRFTNGSPRAITVAPDGSRVVFLRSSGPEDDANALWVLDVDGFRERSIADPRELGADADDLPAVERARRERVRESAGGIVAYACDDAVSVATFAAGATLFLADLGSGETRRLSAEPPVFDPRPDPTGSRVAYVAGGALHLVDVAGGVDRILAADPDPDVSWGSAEFAAAEEMGRIRGFWFSPDGERIAACRVDERRVPVWFIADPTDPSAAPAIVRYPVAGSTNADVSLALFDVADGARLPVQWDREEFPYLARVSWTPSAPLTLLVQSRDQRVTQVLEVDAATGRTALVREDRDHAWVDLVPGSPARLTDGRLVSTVDADDTRRLAIDGSPVTPPGLQVRSIVRASDTIVITASTDPYETHLYRVTPGDAGPPEPLTTASGVHWGSTGGDTLVALSRTLEDDRTRAEVWRDGARIGVIGSSAEPPPLDTRPSFSLLGTRELRSALLIPRDVQPDRSGPLPVLLDPYGGPHHARVVHARQDFHGSQWFADRGFAVLVTDGRGTPGRGPAWERGVRADLAGPVLEDQVDALAAAAVRYPGLLDLDRVAIRGWSFGGFLAALAVLERPDIVHAAVAGAPVTDWALYDTHYTERYLGSPKDDPEAYGRSSLVRLAGRLERPLLLLHGLADDNVVVAHTLRLSTALFEHGKHHEMVLLPNATHMTRSEVVVERRFDLELDFLRRSLGLVEGVRSSS, from the coding sequence GTGCTCACCGAGGAGGAACGAGAGTTCCCCCGACGGTACGCGCGCACCGGTCGCTTCACGAACGGCTCTCCTCGGGCGATCACGGTCGCGCCCGACGGGTCGCGCGTCGTGTTCCTGCGCTCGTCCGGACCCGAGGATGACGCGAACGCGTTGTGGGTCCTCGATGTCGATGGGTTCCGCGAGCGTTCGATCGCCGATCCGCGCGAGCTGGGTGCCGACGCCGACGATCTTCCGGCCGTCGAGCGCGCGCGCCGGGAGCGCGTCCGCGAGTCGGCGGGCGGCATCGTCGCCTACGCCTGCGACGACGCGGTGTCGGTCGCGACGTTCGCGGCGGGGGCAACGCTGTTCCTCGCCGATCTGGGATCGGGCGAAACCCGCCGGTTGTCCGCGGAGCCGCCGGTGTTCGATCCGCGCCCGGATCCGACCGGCTCGCGCGTCGCCTACGTGGCCGGCGGTGCCCTCCATCTCGTCGACGTGGCGGGCGGTGTGGACCGGATCCTCGCGGCGGATCCCGACCCGGACGTGTCGTGGGGGAGCGCGGAGTTCGCCGCGGCCGAGGAGATGGGCAGGATCCGCGGGTTCTGGTTCTCCCCCGACGGGGAACGGATCGCCGCCTGCAGGGTCGACGAACGGCGGGTCCCGGTCTGGTTCATCGCCGATCCAACCGACCCGAGCGCGGCTCCCGCAATCGTGCGCTACCCGGTCGCCGGCTCGACGAACGCCGACGTCTCGCTCGCGCTGTTCGACGTTGCCGACGGCGCTCGGCTGCCGGTGCAGTGGGACCGTGAGGAGTTCCCCTACCTCGCCCGCGTGTCGTGGACACCGAGCGCCCCCCTGACCCTGCTCGTCCAGTCGCGCGACCAACGCGTTACCCAGGTGCTCGAGGTCGACGCCGCGACCGGAAGGACCGCGCTCGTCCGCGAGGATCGAGACCACGCCTGGGTCGATCTCGTTCCGGGCTCGCCGGCGCGGCTGACCGACGGGCGACTCGTCTCGACTGTCGACGCCGATGACACCCGGCGCCTGGCGATCGACGGATCACCGGTGACCCCGCCCGGGCTCCAGGTGCGGTCGATCGTTCGGGCCAGTGACACGATCGTGATCACCGCGTCGACCGATCCGTACGAGACGCATCTGTACCGCGTGACCCCCGGCGATGCCGGACCACCCGAGCCCCTGACGACCGCCTCGGGTGTGCACTGGGGCAGCACCGGCGGCGACACGCTCGTCGCGCTGTCCCGCACGCTCGAGGACGATCGGACGAGGGCGGAGGTCTGGCGCGACGGCGCGAGGATCGGTGTGATCGGCTCGTCCGCCGAACCACCGCCGCTGGACACGCGGCCGTCCTTCTCGTTGCTCGGCACGCGGGAGCTTCGGTCGGCCCTGCTGATCCCCCGCGACGTGCAACCGGACCGCTCGGGTCCGTTACCCGTGCTCCTCGACCCGTACGGGGGACCGCACCACGCGCGCGTCGTGCATGCGCGGCAGGACTTCCACGGGTCGCAGTGGTTCGCGGACCGAGGGTTCGCCGTGCTCGTGACCGACGGCCGCGGAACGCCCGGCCGTGGCCCCGCGTGGGAGCGCGGTGTTCGCGCCGACCTGGCCGGTCCGGTGCTCGAAGATCAGGTCGACGCTCTGGCCGCCGCGGCGGTGAGGTATCCGGGCCTGCTCGATCTCGACCGGGTCGCGATCCGCGGATGGTCGTTCGGAGGGTTCCTCGCCGCGCTCGCGGTCCTGGAGCGCCCCGACATCGTCCACGCCGCCGTGGCCGGCGCCCCAGTCACCGACTGGGCGCTCTACGACACCCACTACACCGAGCGCTACCTGGGCAGCCCCAAGGACGATCCGGAAGCGTACGGGCGCAGCTCGTTGGTGCGTCTGGCCGGCCGGCTCGAGCGCCCCCTGCTGCTCCTCCACGGCCTCGCCGACGACAACGTCGTGGTCGCGCACACCCTGCGCCTGTCGACGGCGCTGTTCGAGCACGGCAAGCACCATGAGATGGTGCTGCTGCCGAACGCCACGCACATGACGCGCAGCGAGGTCGTGGTCGAGCGCCGCTTCGATCTCGAGCTCGATTTCCTCCGCCGGTCGCTGGGGCTCGTGGAGGGCGTGCGGTCGAGCTCGTGA
- a CDS encoding DEAD/DEAH box helicase has protein sequence MTQTELAPRDADERRAPSTPEGFADLGVSGEVVRALQLRGIDAPFAIQALVLRDAIAGRDVLAKSRTGSGKTLAFAVPIVELLTTSGRSPSALILAPTRELASQVAEEFRALADVRGLKVAVVYGGVGITPQAKKARHADIVIATPGRLLDLVARKLLRLDRVRIAVLDEADRMLDMGFLPDVRRILDLLRPERQTMLFSATLDGQIGTLAAGYTENAVRHEVKDDRPVVSDAIHRFVAVDRPDKQRALVRELAADRGLTLVFVRTKHGADRLARNLKKEGFRAGALHGGMSQPQRERALGHFAAGRNDVLVATDVAARGLDLEHISHVINFDAPEDRDAYVHRVGRTARAGRSGTGVTFVTPEQRNEVGKMARELKLHTEYSEAGLRAGPTGGQGSKSNRSRQRSGNGSNGRPRQQQRRRRR, from the coding sequence ATGACCCAGACCGAACTCGCTCCACGCGACGCCGACGAGCGTCGTGCTCCGTCCACTCCCGAGGGGTTCGCCGACCTCGGCGTCTCCGGGGAGGTCGTCCGCGCGCTGCAGCTTCGCGGGATCGACGCCCCGTTCGCGATCCAGGCACTCGTCCTCCGTGACGCGATCGCCGGAAGGGACGTGCTCGCCAAGTCGCGGACGGGCTCGGGCAAGACCCTCGCGTTTGCCGTGCCGATCGTGGAGCTGCTCACAACGAGCGGTCGTTCGCCGTCGGCATTGATCCTCGCTCCGACGCGCGAGCTCGCCAGTCAGGTTGCCGAGGAGTTCCGTGCGCTCGCCGACGTCCGCGGCCTGAAGGTCGCGGTCGTCTACGGCGGGGTGGGCATCACCCCGCAGGCCAAGAAGGCTCGGCACGCCGACATCGTGATCGCGACCCCCGGCCGGCTGCTCGACCTCGTGGCGCGCAAGCTCCTGCGGCTCGACCGGGTCCGGATCGCCGTGCTCGATGAGGCCGACCGAATGCTCGACATGGGGTTCCTGCCGGACGTGCGCAGGATCCTCGACCTGCTGCGTCCCGAGCGCCAGACGATGCTGTTCTCCGCGACCCTCGACGGACAGATCGGCACGCTCGCCGCTGGCTACACGGAGAACGCGGTGCGCCATGAGGTCAAGGACGACCGACCCGTGGTGTCGGATGCGATCCATCGCTTCGTGGCCGTCGACCGCCCGGACAAGCAGCGGGCGCTCGTGCGGGAGCTGGCCGCCGATCGAGGGCTCACCCTCGTGTTCGTGCGGACCAAGCACGGCGCCGACCGTCTCGCGCGCAACCTGAAGAAGGAGGGGTTCCGCGCCGGTGCCCTCCACGGCGGTATGAGCCAGCCGCAGCGCGAACGGGCGCTCGGCCACTTCGCCGCCGGACGCAACGACGTGCTCGTCGCGACCGACGTCGCGGCGCGTGGGCTCGACCTCGAGCACATCTCGCACGTGATCAACTTCGACGCCCCGGAGGATCGCGATGCCTACGTCCATCGCGTCGGGCGCACCGCTCGCGCCGGCCGCAGCGGCACGGGAGTGACGTTCGTGACGCCCGAGCAGCGCAACGAAGTCGGCAAGATGGCGAGGGAACTGAAGCTGCACACCGAATACTCCGAAGCCGGCCTCCGTGCCGGACCGACCGGAGGTCAGGGCTCGAAGTCGAACCGATCGCGGCAACGGAGCGGCAACGGCAGCAACGGCCGGCCCCGCCAGCAGCAGCGCCGACGCCGCCGCTGA
- a CDS encoding DUF4349 domain-containing protein: protein MTDTKIDFLDQLGDDLRLAAARETVSHSPATPLPARRRGSRRWLKVGAAAAAFLTVAGIVGTQVTGGGGEDDAASTSAAMPERALQSPAPAPEDEPASGSDFARVGNGSDEEAFGFGSNYATDDAGLTGGGGNGAVEDIPGAAGIPGEFSKVIKTADLSVQIPRDTFGDRFQQASLIAEDLGGFVTTQSAGVRSGSLVMRVPARYFNRARGLLKDLGIRTDRDAIQSADVTAEYLDLKARLEILQARRTALTTLLRKANSLEEILRLTNAVDDVLIRIEELKGRVKLINDQTSKATISVELHEEGVEPQGDDEASILDAWTSSIDGFIRVVGAIVIGVGYLLPLLVLGAIGWFVARSMRRRPAERG from the coding sequence ATGACCGACACGAAGATCGACTTCCTGGACCAGCTCGGCGACGATCTCCGTCTGGCCGCCGCCCGTGAAACGGTGTCGCACTCGCCCGCCACTCCTCTGCCGGCACGACGACGTGGCTCGCGTCGCTGGCTGAAGGTCGGAGCGGCAGCGGCGGCGTTCCTCACGGTGGCCGGCATCGTCGGAACGCAGGTGACCGGCGGGGGCGGCGAGGACGATGCCGCGTCGACCTCGGCGGCCATGCCTGAGCGTGCCCTCCAGTCGCCGGCGCCGGCTCCGGAGGACGAGCCCGCCTCCGGGAGCGACTTCGCCCGGGTCGGGAACGGCTCGGACGAAGAGGCATTCGGGTTCGGGAGCAACTACGCCACCGACGATGCAGGGCTGACCGGCGGCGGGGGGAACGGAGCTGTCGAGGACATCCCCGGCGCGGCGGGGATCCCCGGTGAGTTCTCGAAGGTGATCAAGACGGCCGACCTGTCCGTGCAGATCCCGAGGGACACGTTCGGTGACCGGTTCCAGCAGGCCTCGCTGATCGCCGAGGACCTCGGCGGGTTCGTCACGACCCAGTCGGCCGGCGTGCGGTCCGGGTCCCTCGTGATGCGCGTTCCCGCGAGGTACTTCAATCGCGCGCGCGGCCTGCTGAAGGACCTTGGGATCCGGACGGACCGCGACGCGATCCAGAGCGCCGACGTCACGGCGGAGTACCTCGACCTGAAGGCACGTCTGGAGATCTTGCAGGCGCGCCGCACCGCGCTCACGACGCTCCTGCGGAAGGCGAACTCGCTCGAGGAGATCCTGCGGCTGACCAACGCCGTCGACGACGTGCTGATCCGGATCGAGGAGCTCAAGGGTCGCGTCAAGCTGATCAACGATCAGACGAGCAAGGCGACGATCAGCGTCGAGCTGCACGAGGAGGGTGTCGAGCCGCAGGGCGACGACGAGGCAAGCATCCTGGACGCCTGGACGTCGTCGATCGACGGGTTCATCCGGGTGGTCGGCGCGATCGTGATCGGGGTCGGCTACCTGCTCCCGCTGCTCGTGCTCGGAGCGATCGGCTGGTTCGTCGCCCGCTCGATGCGGCGTCGCCCCGCCGAGCGCGGCTGA